In Zygosaccharomyces rouxii strain CBS732 chromosome F complete sequence, a single window of DNA contains:
- the COS111 gene encoding Cos111p (some similarities with uniprot|P38308 Saccharomyces cerevisiae YBR203W COS111 Protein required for wild-type resistance to the antifungal drug ciclopirox olamine not related to the COS family of subtelomerically-encoded proteins), which yields MVVKEVPMQSVKQDVKEMESVSRSKLYKSLISLPSRKASESRNNNHNNRIRRQGKQTKFKKWRRLPPEIVSRILSMLDNEGDQQTIVECLFVNQTFYHAAKEVLYSCPHFTSTYRVAQFVTCLRQCENNGLLVRKLDLSQLRSGELTGLGGSWRDWQARYSATRKCGHRPSVSVGSLENYLYHNNNGSYSNNNNYYSYSNSRGHRSNSSLSNASTRSGSNSSGGSGGSSSSSSGESSSSGETPRKWTSLWTKFKRNSQKNKAITTSSASRPTNHKRSASTATVSTASSTGIANYNHPHPHPHQHATIKNSAPYASYKDLPLGHLLHLLRLCKNLIHLDLSHLILSTDFELPSSGQPQPRSMVPGAPVEPRATYLTDSTKPWDMNNNNYNNAQLCKLNPEIIFEILLERPTIRQLRMDNIVWVRQSMVSSYVLQAFTSGRETQLLSFNRSGLHRHLAWTCQGTVQDLVALVIMDHVVSSDDLALQGLFPTIPQLHPDILEISHVFPIELQPNGVGSSFMVRLTILKTSGITTHHLRKLCPQYLSLVILLGDTPTSSSQPNVVEKRLAKRAKISLRRLKELRNTDLRRALGQNYLVSGTSEI from the coding sequence ATGGTGGTCAAAGAAGTTCCTATGCAGTCTGTTAAACAAGACgtaaaagaaatggaatcaGTTAGCCGCAGTAAGCTTTACAAATCTCTGATTAGCCTACCTAGTAGAAAGGCCAGCGAGAGTcgtaataataatcataACAATCGTATTCGTAGACAAGGTAAGCAAACTAAATTTAAGAAATGGAGACGATTGCCGCCAGAGATtgtttcaagaattttatcaatgTTGGATAATGAAGGCGACCAGCAGACAATTGTGGAATGTCTCTTTGTCAATCAAACGTTTTACCACGCTGCTAAGGAGGTTTTGTATAGCTGCCCTCATTTTACTTCAACTTATAGGGTTGCCCAGTTTGTTACCTGCTTAAGACAGTGTGAAAATAATGGATTATTAGTGAGAAAACTAGACCTCTCACAATTGCGTAGCGGTGAACTTACAGGATTAGGTGGCAGTTGGAGAGACTGGCAAGCAAGATACTCAGCAACAAGGAAATGTGGGCATAGACCGAGCGTTAGTGTAGGATCACTGGAAAATTATCTCTATCACAACAATAACGGTAGCTACagtaacaacaacaattacTACAGCTATAGCAATTCAAGAGGTCATCGTTCCAATAGTAGTCTGAGTAATGCGAGCACTAGAAGTGGTAGTAATAGTAGCGGTGGTAGCGGTGGTAGCAGTAGCAGTAGCAGCGGAGAGTCAAGTAGTTCGGGTGAGACTCCGAGAAAATGGACCTCACTGTGGACTAAATTTAAAAGGAATAGTCAGAAAAATAAGGCGATTACAACATCAAGTGCATCAAGACCTACTAATCACAAGAGGTCTGCTTCTACTGCAACAGTATCTACTGCATCTAGCACAGGCATTGCGAATTATAATCATCCTCATCCCCATCCTCATCAACATGCAACAATTAAAAATTCAGCCCCATATGCATCTTACAAGGATTTACCCCTAGGTCATTTGCTACATCTATTGCGTCTTTGCAAAAATTTAATCCATCTTGATCTTTCGCATTTAATTCTCTCAACGGATTTTGAGTTACCTTCCAGTGGTCAACCACAACCAAGAAGTATGGTGCCTGGTGCACCTGTGGAACCAAGAGCCACGTATCTAACCGATTCTACTAAACCATGGGATATGAACAACAATAACTACAACAACGCACAACTGTGTAAGCTGAATCCTGAAataatatttgaaattcttttggaGAGGCCAACAATTCGTCAATTACGCATGGATAACATAGTTTGGGTCAGACAATCGATGGTGTCAAGTTACGTCTTACAGGCTTTTACCAGCGGTAGAGAAACCCAATTGCTAAGTTTCAACAGATCTGGATTACATAGACACTTGGCATGGACCTGCCAAGGCACAGTACAGGATCTAGTTGCCCTAGTCATTATGGACCATGTAGTATCTAGTGACGATTTGGCATTACAAGGATTATTTCCCACTATCCCTCAATTGCATCCTGATATACTAGAAATTTCGCACGTTTTCCCTATTGAACTACAACCGAATGGTGTTGGATCAAGCTTCATGGTAAGATTaaccattttgaaaacaagCGGTATTACAACTCATCATCTAAGGAAGCTATGCCCACAATACTTATCACTGGTGATTCTATTGGGAGACACTCCAACATCATCCTCTCAACCAAACGTTGTGGAAAAAAGGTTGGCTAAAAGGGCAAAGATCTCATTAAGACGGTTGAAAGAACTTCGCAATACTGATCTTCGTAGAGCATTGGGTCAGAACTATTTAGTATCGGGTACAAGCGAGATCTGA